From the genome of Vicinamibacterales bacterium, one region includes:
- a CDS encoding aconitase family protein — protein sequence MKNSFETFADLTISGQSSRYCSLAKLEQAGFPSVSHLPYSLKILLENLLRHEDGRAVTGDDIAALAQWDPAGGVVEDIAFSPARVLLQDFTGVPAVVDLAAIRDGVAKLGGDPRCVNPLQPVELVIDHSVQVDYFGRPDALLLNAELEYQRNRERYAFLRWGQNAFGNFQVVPPE from the coding sequence GTGAAGAACTCATTTGAAACGTTCGCTGACTTGACCATAAGTGGCCAGTCCAGTCGTTATTGCAGTCTAGCCAAGCTCGAGCAAGCGGGATTTCCCTCTGTGTCCCATCTGCCATATTCACTCAAGATTCTCTTGGAGAATCTTTTGCGGCACGAGGACGGTAGAGCGGTGACTGGAGACGATATTGCTGCCCTCGCACAATGGGACCCAGCCGGTGGAGTAGTAGAGGACATTGCGTTCAGTCCGGCACGGGTGCTACTGCAGGACTTCACGGGGGTACCGGCAGTCGTCGATCTTGCCGCGATCCGTGACGGAGTAGCCAAGCTTGGCGGTGACCCAAGATGTGTTAATCCACTACAGCCGGTTGAGCTTGTGATCGATCACTCCGTCCAAGTCGACTATTTTGGACGACCCGATGCATTGTTATTGAATGCTGAGCTTGAATATCAGCGCAACCGTGAGCGATATGCATTCCTCCGATGGGGACAGAACGCGTTCGGAAACTTCCAAGTCGTGCCGCCAGAAA
- a CDS encoding pitrilysin family protein — protein sequence MSRGARAVNRLATGAACLLLPVTVIAQTPTEWPVESPPAPLAQTEVQFPPYEVRTLDNGMRVVVVLHHEQPVVSVRLLVGAGTAHEPAGKSGLASLLGALLDQGTTSRTAQDIAETIDTIGGSIGVGAGSDLTFVNAVVMNDSFDLVMEIVSDLIRHPAFAVEEIERQRRQIVSGLQVGLEDPDYLASIVFDRLVYGFHPYGRPQSGTLESLPTITSDDLHAFHETYFAPNNSILAIVGDLTADTAFNTTERIFGDWPLRPIEPLRLSEPPPATRRLIVVDKPGAVQTEIRLGHVGVARKHPDYLPLEMAIRVLGGEGSNRLHRVLRSDRGLTYGAEASMHTLQFIGDVEAQTATRTETTVEALGLMIEEFRRLRQERIGVRELSGVQAYMSGSFPLELETPDAIALRVLNVVFYGLDLGELATYRERVGAVTVNDIQRVSRKFLTPDRLSIVLVGDASEFIDDLAIAGFTDIERVPVTDLDLSSTGLTRSGSSLSR from the coding sequence GTGAGTCGGGGCGCACGAGCGGTAAACAGGCTTGCTACGGGCGCCGCGTGTCTCTTGCTTCCGGTCACGGTCATTGCACAGACTCCCACCGAGTGGCCGGTGGAATCCCCTCCGGCGCCGTTGGCGCAGACAGAAGTCCAGTTTCCCCCGTATGAGGTGCGCACGCTCGACAATGGCATGCGCGTTGTGGTCGTACTGCATCACGAACAACCTGTTGTGAGCGTCCGGCTTCTCGTGGGCGCCGGTACGGCGCATGAGCCGGCTGGTAAGTCGGGTTTAGCGAGTCTCCTCGGAGCGTTGCTCGACCAGGGTACAACCAGTCGAACGGCGCAGGATATTGCCGAAACCATCGATACAATCGGTGGGTCAATAGGTGTGGGTGCAGGTAGCGACCTCACTTTCGTGAACGCAGTTGTCATGAACGACAGCTTCGATTTGGTGATGGAAATCGTGAGTGACCTTATCCGGCACCCGGCATTCGCTGTTGAGGAAATTGAGCGACAACGGCGACAAATTGTATCCGGGCTGCAGGTGGGTTTAGAGGATCCCGACTATCTGGCCAGTATTGTGTTCGATCGTCTTGTTTACGGATTCCATCCGTACGGTCGACCACAGTCGGGAACGCTCGAGTCACTTCCGACGATTACCTCGGACGATCTCCATGCGTTTCACGAGACTTACTTCGCGCCGAACAACAGCATTCTGGCAATCGTCGGCGACCTCACCGCAGATACCGCTTTCAATACGACTGAGCGCATCTTCGGGGACTGGCCCCTGAGGCCAATCGAGCCTCTTCGGCTGAGCGAGCCGCCGCCAGCGACGCGGCGGCTCATCGTGGTGGATAAACCTGGAGCGGTACAGACTGAGATTCGCCTGGGTCACGTAGGAGTAGCACGGAAGCATCCTGATTACTTGCCTCTTGAGATGGCGATTCGGGTGCTCGGTGGGGAGGGAAGTAACCGACTGCACCGCGTGCTGCGGAGTGACCGTGGACTGACTTATGGCGCAGAAGCGTCCATGCATACCCTGCAGTTTATCGGTGATGTCGAGGCTCAGACCGCTACGCGAACTGAGACGACGGTTGAGGCGCTCGGCTTAATGATCGAGGAGTTCCGGCGGTTGCGGCAGGAGCGGATCGGTGTGCGTGAACTGTCTGGGGTTCAGGCTTACATGTCTGGCAGTTTCCCGTTGGAACTCGAAACACCCGACGCCATCGCATTGCGAGTTTTAAATGTAGTGTTTTATGGTTTAGACCTTGGTGAATTGGCGACCTACCGGGAACGCGTCGGGGCTGTAACGGTGAATGACATCCAACGCGTGTCTCGAAAATTTCTGACGCCGGATCGGCTGTCCATCGTGCTTGTCGGCGATGCGTCTGAGTTCATTGATGACCTAGCCATCGCCGGATTTACAGACATCGAGCGGGTACCGGTGACCGACCTTGACCTGTCATCGACCGGGTTGACCCGCAGTGGTTCGAGTTTATCAAGATAA
- the lpxB gene encoding lipid-A-disaccharide synthase, translating to MTKMLISCGEVSGDIYAGALTSELVKLDSRVQVFGLGGDQMAAAGARLIGHYRGLSVTGLSEALAVLPRSLVMYRRLVDTMKKNRPDVLVTVDFPDFNFRLAAAARRLGIPVVYYVSPQVWAWRRGRLRTLKQLVDRMLVIFPFEEEVYRNAGIPVEFVGHPLVDLAESRTARTTLLLELGLAPRAPTVTLLPGSRPNEVRRLLPILFEAARITATRVPEVQFILARAPNLEDSLFSSLMGRREPWCPAVIEARTDDALSAADVVATASGTATVQAAIHGRPMVIVYRVSPLTYAIGRRFVQVDNYGMVNLIAGGPIVPELIQERCTASAVAEEIVGYLTDHDRMNQTKASLQIVRERLGGSGASHRAAQAVLKVASGSR from the coding sequence ATGACCAAGATGCTGATTTCGTGTGGTGAAGTGTCAGGCGATATCTATGCCGGTGCGCTGACGTCAGAGCTCGTCAAGCTCGATTCCCGAGTGCAGGTCTTTGGTCTTGGTGGCGATCAGATGGCAGCAGCTGGCGCCCGTCTTATTGGTCACTATCGTGGCCTAAGCGTAACGGGCTTGAGCGAGGCTCTGGCTGTCCTCCCGCGATCACTAGTGATGTATCGACGGCTGGTCGACACCATGAAGAAGAACCGACCGGATGTTCTAGTGACGGTCGATTTCCCGGACTTTAATTTCAGGTTGGCGGCGGCCGCTCGTCGGCTTGGGATACCGGTCGTTTACTATGTGAGTCCCCAGGTTTGGGCTTGGCGTCGTGGACGGCTACGGACGCTCAAGCAACTTGTGGATCGCATGCTTGTCATTTTTCCATTCGAGGAAGAGGTCTATCGAAATGCTGGTATTCCCGTCGAGTTCGTTGGCCACCCACTCGTCGACTTGGCGGAATCAAGAACAGCGAGAACAACGTTACTTCTCGAGTTGGGTCTTGCACCAAGGGCACCAACCGTTACTTTACTTCCCGGTAGTCGGCCTAATGAGGTGAGGCGCCTGTTACCAATCTTGTTCGAGGCGGCCAGAATAACTGCGACACGCGTACCGGAAGTGCAGTTTATTCTTGCTCGAGCACCCAATCTCGAAGACTCGTTGTTCAGTTCGTTGATGGGTCGGCGTGAACCCTGGTGTCCTGCGGTCATTGAAGCACGGACTGACGATGCCCTGTCGGCCGCTGACGTAGTTGCAACCGCTTCAGGCACCGCTACGGTTCAGGCGGCGATTCACGGTCGGCCGATGGTCATTGTTTACCGCGTATCGCCACTGACTTATGCAATCGGTCGACGATTCGTACAGGTGGATAATTACGGCATGGTAAATCTGATTGCTGGCGGACCGATTGTGCCCGAGTTGATTCAGGAGCGCTGCACAGCCAGCGCGGTCGCTGAAGAAATTGTTGGCTACCTCACCGATCACGATCGGATGAATCAAACGAAGGCATCGCTGCAAATTGTGCGGGAGCGCCTTGGTGGTTCGGGTGCGAGCCACCGTGCTGCACAAGCGGTGTTAAAGGTAGCGTCGGGGTCGAGATGA